The genomic region tttactgtaaacaacTTGTGAGGAATAACAGGCAGTGTTGAAAGTTGTGGAAATATAGTTTTGCAGCCTTGTTGTTAGACAGCCAGATCTGGTGTTTTTGAGTGTACCTGCATGCTTGGAATGAGCCTCATCTGTACTGGACATGCAGGATGTTTGCAAAAACAAGCTTGATGTTTCCTTCTAACTCTGAAATAGTGTTTCTCTCATATGGTGAGGGCTTTTCTTTGCAAAATGATTCGACATCATGCCTTTAGCAGTGCAACAATTAGAGATGGAAACAAACAGCATGGGACTGACATCGCTTTATTCATTTTCCAGGCTtgcaaactctctctctctctgagtctctGACCCCACAAACACCACAAAGATGTGCTGTTTGTGGTCATGTGTTTGTACATTGTTAACTGCAGGTACAGTGAGAGTGGAAATATAGCACCTTTGACAAAACAGATCACATCAAACAACCCCTCAACTGTAACTGAAAGAAAGCCTTTATTTAGTTACATTATATTCAGTTCATAGGTTTAAAATCTATAACTTCTACTCTTAAAAACACAGAGTAAAAATTAAACATGTCCAGTCTACTATCTCACACTGGAGTACACACATTCAGTCCCAGAGTTGTCCCTCTGTCTTCGTGGTTTGCTGACCTTGCTTTTCTTTAAAGCAGCATAATGGAGGTTATCTGCGTCTTGGTAGCCCTggtagaaaaaatatataaaacagctAATTACCACATGAGTGTATTTCTCATTATCAGTACAGAAAAGCACGTAGAGCAGTGTGCAGCAACTTCTGTGCACTGTCATGCAAATCAACATAAACTTCCTGAAAAGAAAACTTCCTTTATAAAGCGTATAATGCAAATCAGTACAAAAGCACCAAATTTCTTCTACCACATTTACCATTGGAGTCCGTCTTACAATCTGCAATCAACTTTCACAAAGGTATGTAGCATTTACCACACCATTTTTAATTGGTTAACAAATGTTGCTCTTTCTGTATTGTATTTCTTATCCTCTGCTTCGGTAAAACACGTTATATGAACATTGGAgcactgaaaaacacaacactttAACGTATACATACTTCTGCATTTGGAGCCGAGGAAGCTGATGCTCTTGCGTGTGAGTCTTCtcatgaaaaaaacagaaaacaaagtcatttttcaaaacTCTTTTTAACATAGTTTGATCATTTAAACTAAAAGTAATGAACCCGTTCTTCTGATTTATCTATTACTGACATTTAGAAAGTAGGAAACTGCAGGATGAAGCAGCACTTAAAGataaaggaagatttgagatctACATCCATATATTTAGCGTACTATTTTCATTTCAGGAAATGCAGTTTAGCCTACCTGTGCACTGGCAGCTCTTTGTCttcaacattttatatattgtgtaaGCCAAGAAGACAACCAGGATGATGGTGAACACCAAAGCTCCGCTCAAGATATACACCAAGACAAGAGAGTTCTCCTCATCTGCACATACAAACATTAGGAGACATTGTAGAGTTTtctttacatcttcatcatatTTGATTATAAAGTAcctgatgatttaaaaaatgtggccACCTCTGCTATGAAGTTACTCACGCTTAAACTCCAATGTGGTCCCGTTTCCAAACAGTATCTGTCCACATGAGGCGACAGCACAGTAGTAGGTCCCAGCATGAGCAagattcagactcttcatcggCAAGTTGTAGACACaggtgtttgtatgtgtgttgatGTTCGTTTCACACTGATCATTCCTGCctccatgtgtgtaaatgagtcctGGATGAGATTCTGAGTTTTTGAACCAGTAAACACTGTGTTCTCCATCATCACAGGTcccagtgtgtactgtacagttcagagtcacagagcctCCTGGCTGGATGCTCTCAGATGCCGACTGATGGATTTTAGTTTGGATGTTCATATCTGAAtgctttacatttaaaataatactcTCTAAATAGTCAAACACATACGAATAGCCACCTATGCAGTAGTAAGTAGCTGAATCTGAACTTTGCACATTTGAGATCTTCAAGTGATATGTACCAGAGCTAGTTTCCAGTGCTAAACGTGGATCGTTCTTAAATTCATCTTGAAAATTGCCAACTTTGTTAAGTTTATAGTATTTAGACATCAGCTTTGGCTTCTGTCCCATAGTTTGTTTAAACCAGTAAAACATCACTGTAGCACCATCTTCATAGAAACATTCCAAAGTCACGTTCGTACCAACATCAGCTGATACAAAGCGTAAAGATGATGATGTCTTCACAGCTGTAATGTGAGCTGAAGAGAAAGTGGAGACCAAGCACATACAAAGTTAACTTTACTCCATAACACAGAGCATATTGAAAACTAACATAATGTATaacataataaagaaaaatattcatatataaagGAAACAAGACATAAAATAAGCTACTTACTCGTTCCTGCCAAGAGCAGGCATGTCACATACAAAGCAAAAATTGGAGAAGTCATTTTCTTGTAACCTCCGTGATCATTGGAGAGAAAGTCTGCACGTCCTCTACCTTTCAGAAACAAGGCTGTGTGTGATTGACCAATCAGGAAAGACATTGATCGCAAGTTCAGTGCCCCCTACAGTGTTAATATATGGCTTAGTAAAGGACTGGTTCCAAGAGGACAGAGTTGTTCATTCAGTTGTTTAAGTGGTTGAACATGCATGAATCTACATGAGAAAACTATGGAATCATCTGCTGTATAAATGAAGATGACTTCTTACTTTGAGCCTAGTTTTTGTAGTCTTAACATATAAAGACTGTATAAAGCTGGTTGTGGCTGGAATTTGAAGAGGAGGGACAAGATAGGCAACTCTGACCATAAACACCCCACCTCTTCACTTTACTCCCATCACTGTTTGGTATTAGCAGACCTGATGTGTCTTACTGATTTCATAGGTtcatataatgtgtgttttctccacAACACTGAGTTAATATATTTAacctgtcagtgtgttttattcatcagtTTGAATCTGTTATGTtacaaaagacacattttagcAGTAATAGAAATGTTGAAAATCAGATTTAaaattgacctttgaccttttgtttATAATATTCTTTCATATGGACATTTATAGTACAGATGAATTTATACTTATTTGTGATGTACTATAAGAAATGTAATACAttgaaaataattgaaaatgCCAGTTTGGTTGTGTGAACAGTAAGACAGTGTATTCTGTGTATTAGTAATGGGGCAGTGTGCCTTGCTAAAGTGTTCTGCTCTAACTCTCACTTGAGACTATAAAATGGTGTGAGATTATGTTGCCAGTGCCAAAGgttggtgtgttggtgtacTCTAACattatgttcatgttcattATGTCAACAAAGTAAATACAGTGttgtcttttgttgttattgGTAACAGTAGTTTGTTATGTGGGGATGTTCATTGCTTTACCTACTCCTACCCAAGCACACATGGCACAGTCATGGCAACC from Scomber japonicus isolate fScoJap1 chromosome 22, fScoJap1.pri, whole genome shotgun sequence harbors:
- the LOC128383924 gene encoding uncharacterized protein LOC128383924 yields the protein MTSPIFALYVTCLLLAGTTHITAVKTSSSLRFVSADVGTNVTLECFYEDGATVMFYWFKQTMGQKPKLMSKYYKLNKVGNFQDEFKNDPRLALETSSGTYHLKISNVQSSDSATYYCIGGYSYVFDYLESIILNVKHSDMNIQTKIHQSASESIQPGGSVTLNCTVHTGTCDDGEHSVYWFKNSESHPGLIYTHGGRNDQCETNINTHTNTCVYNLPMKSLNLAHAGTYYCAVASCGQILFGNGTTLEFKHEENSLVLVYILSGALVFTIILVVFLAYTIYKMLKTKSCQCTDSHARASASSAPNAEGYQDADNLHYAALKKSKVSKPRRQRDNSGTECVYSSVR